The following are encoded together in the Coriobacteriia bacterium genome:
- a CDS encoding hydrogenase maturation protease, whose protein sequence is MQYLVGIGNYNGLDDSIGLRIVEAIAEAGLDRGFQAIELGGNLLDLLHYLGEDTERVLIVDSARMGMAPGEYALFQPDQVATRKGSAGFSTHEGDLLKVLELGTALGKPLPPVTILGIEPAEIETGFGLSEALAGRMDEYVGAALGFFAG, encoded by the coding sequence ATGCAGTACCTCGTGGGCATCGGCAACTACAACGGCCTCGACGACTCGATCGGCCTTCGCATCGTCGAGGCGATCGCCGAGGCGGGGCTCGACCGGGGGTTCCAGGCCATCGAGCTTGGTGGCAATCTGCTCGACCTCCTGCACTATCTCGGCGAGGACACCGAGCGCGTTCTCATCGTGGACTCCGCCCGGATGGGCATGGCTCCGGGCGAGTACGCGCTCTTCCAGCCCGATCAGGTGGCCACGCGCAAAGGGTCGGCGGGTTTCAGCACGCACGAGGGTGACTTGCTGAAGGTGCTCGAACTCGGCACAGCGCTCGGAAAGCCACTGCCGCCCGTCACCATCCTGGGAATCGAGCCCGCGGAGATCGAGACGGGCTTCGGCCTCTCGGAGGCGCTCGCGGGTCGCATGGACGAGTACGTGGGGGCGGCGCTCGGCTTCTTCGCCGGGTGA
- a CDS encoding FAD/NAD(P)-binding protein yields the protein MSCSCSGNGSNESLFLPREARILHAHQPTATEKHFTLQLVGGERFEFQPGQIMEVGVMGYGEIPIGLASSPTRTDTFEIVVRTVGRVSTAINTKGNGDSLWVRGPLGHGFDLDALRGHDVLVVAGGIGICPTRSLIQYIADRRDEFERFVLFYGARDPLQLLFPEDRGVWRAAHDIEYHETVDRADVAWTGNVGVITTLFKTTHLAADTRVVICGPPVMFEFVIRELDSIGINRENIFVDLERRMKCGVGKCGHCQINDKYCCIDGPVFPFSEIQALEEAI from the coding sequence ATGAGCTGCTCATGTTCGGGGAACGGCTCGAACGAGAGCCTCTTTCTGCCGCGCGAAGCCAGGATCCTGCACGCCCATCAGCCGACCGCGACCGAGAAGCATTTCACCCTGCAACTTGTCGGCGGTGAGCGTTTCGAGTTCCAGCCGGGGCAGATCATGGAAGTCGGCGTGATGGGTTACGGCGAGATCCCCATCGGACTCGCCAGCTCACCCACGCGCACGGACACGTTCGAGATCGTGGTGCGCACGGTCGGACGGGTCTCGACCGCCATCAACACGAAGGGCAACGGCGATTCGCTCTGGGTGCGGGGACCGCTGGGCCACGGGTTCGATCTTGATGCCCTGCGTGGCCATGACGTGCTCGTCGTGGCCGGCGGCATCGGCATCTGCCCCACGCGCAGTCTCATCCAGTACATCGCGGACCGGCGCGACGAATTCGAGCGGTTCGTGCTCTTCTACGGCGCCCGCGACCCGCTGCAGCTGCTGTTCCCCGAGGATCGTGGGGTGTGGCGCGCGGCCCACGATATCGAATACCACGAGACCGTCGACCGGGCCGATGTCGCCTGGACGGGCAACGTCGGCGTCATCACCACGCTCTTCAAGACCACCCACCTTGCCGCGGACACCCGCGTGGTCATCTGCGGGCCGCCCGTGATGTTCGAGTTCGTCATCCGCGAGCTCGATTCGATCGGCATCAACCGTGAAAACATCTTCGTGGACCTTGAGCGCCGCATGAAGTGCGGCGTGGGCAAGTGCGGGCACTGCCAGATCAACGACAAGTACTGCTGCATCGACGGGCCGGTCTTCCCCTTCTCGGAGATCCAGGCGCTCGAGGAGGCGATCTAG
- a CDS encoding ABC transporter ATP-binding protein, with protein sequence MASEQQKPLLEFRGVETYYGRIQILKGVNYVVHPGEIVCLLGGNASGKSTTMKTILGIVKPAKGEVLWEGEVINNLRTAERIKRGVATVPENRRLFPHLTVLENLEMGAYTRTDTAEIAADLERVYQFFPKLAERRKQRAGTLSGGEQQMVAFGRALMSRPKLICMDEPSMGLSPALVDQNFDLIQQVNEQGVAVFVVEQNATAALSIAHRGYVLQGGSVVIEGTAAELLENPELKRAYLGA encoded by the coding sequence TTGGCAAGCGAGCAGCAGAAGCCACTGCTTGAGTTCCGGGGCGTCGAGACCTACTACGGGCGCATCCAGATCCTCAAGGGCGTCAACTACGTCGTCCACCCGGGCGAGATCGTCTGCCTGCTGGGCGGTAACGCGTCGGGCAAGTCCACGACGATGAAGACCATCCTGGGCATCGTGAAGCCCGCCAAGGGCGAGGTGCTCTGGGAGGGCGAGGTCATCAACAACCTGCGCACGGCAGAGCGCATCAAGCGCGGCGTGGCCACCGTGCCGGAGAACCGCCGCCTCTTCCCGCACCTCACCGTGCTCGAGAACCTTGAGATGGGCGCCTACACGCGCACCGATACTGCCGAGATAGCGGCCGACCTCGAGCGCGTCTACCAGTTCTTCCCGAAGCTCGCCGAGCGTCGCAAGCAGCGCGCCGGCACGCTCTCTGGAGGCGAGCAGCAGATGGTGGCATTCGGCCGGGCGCTCATGAGCCGCCCCAAGCTCATCTGCATGGACGAGCCCTCCATGGGTCTGTCACCCGCGCTCGTGGACCAGAACTTCGACCTCATCCAGCAGGTGAACGAGCAGGGCGTGGCTGTCTTCGTGGTGGAGCAGAATGCCACCGCCGCGCTTTCGATCGCGCACCGCGGCTACGTGTTGCAGGGCGGGAGTGTCGTCATCGAGGGCACTGCCGCCGAGCTGCTGGAGAACCCCGAGCTCAAGCGCGCGTACCTCGGCGCGTAG
- a CDS encoding branched-chain amino acid ABC transporter substrate-binding protein, whose translation MLQERTRKVLALVLAAVLTFGLFGTAGCNQDDGEDDGEDATGEVEVIKIGVQTALTGPLPDYGAAAKNGVELAVEEFGTFEMDGTTYQVELVILDDKAEPAESAVVAQTMVDEGVVGVIGSLTTGATLSAIPIYAENGIPQISGSVTGPKANAESVDTFYRTCWSDAIQGEALAAWAIELGAKKVVLMDDNGAYAVGLADVAEAALKDGGVETLRQNCQSGDKDLSAQVANVKEFAPDALIFTGYHPEAGLMRKQMIEAGLGDVIFMGGDGIKSAEFVAEAGGAANAAGCYATFGGFPEDQQPGYDDFAAKYEEAYGEAVGPYAQNNYDAFGALIAAIKAAGSTDPADIVVALQELEYEGVTGKFSFAAEADGAIAKGDIVVAGLEPSNVPRYVVEGEDWVAVK comes from the coding sequence ATGCTGCAAGAGCGGACACGCAAGGTCCTTGCGCTCGTGCTTGCTGCCGTCCTGACGTTCGGCCTGTTCGGTACCGCGGGCTGCAACCAGGACGACGGCGAGGACGACGGCGAGGACGCCACCGGCGAGGTCGAGGTCATCAAGATCGGCGTTCAGACCGCGCTCACGGGCCCGCTGCCGGACTACGGCGCCGCGGCCAAGAACGGTGTCGAGTTGGCTGTTGAGGAGTTCGGCACGTTCGAGATGGATGGCACGACCTACCAGGTCGAGCTCGTCATCCTCGACGACAAGGCCGAGCCCGCCGAGTCCGCCGTCGTCGCACAGACGATGGTCGACGAGGGCGTTGTCGGCGTCATCGGTTCGCTCACCACCGGCGCCACCCTCTCGGCGATCCCGATCTACGCCGAAAACGGCATCCCGCAGATCAGCGGTTCGGTGACCGGCCCGAAGGCCAACGCCGAGAGTGTCGATACCTTCTACCGCACCTGCTGGAGTGACGCGATCCAGGGCGAGGCGCTCGCTGCATGGGCGATCGAGCTTGGCGCCAAGAAGGTCGTTCTCATGGACGACAACGGCGCGTACGCTGTGGGTCTGGCCGATGTGGCCGAAGCTGCACTGAAGGACGGCGGCGTTGAGACGCTGCGCCAGAACTGCCAGAGCGGCGACAAGGACCTCTCGGCCCAGGTCGCCAACGTCAAGGAGTTCGCTCCTGACGCCCTCATCTTCACCGGTTACCACCCCGAGGCTGGTCTGATGCGCAAGCAGATGATCGAGGCCGGTCTGGGCGACGTCATCTTCATGGGTGGCGACGGCATCAAGTCGGCCGAGTTCGTGGCCGAGGCCGGCGGCGCCGCGAACGCTGCGGGCTGCTACGCCACGTTCGGCGGCTTCCCCGAGGACCAGCAGCCGGGCTATGACGACTTTGCTGCGAAGTACGAGGAAGCATACGGCGAGGCTGTCGGCCCGTACGCGCAGAACAACTACGACGCGTTCGGTGCGCTCATCGCTGCCATCAAGGCCGCCGGCTCCACCGACCCTGCGGACATCGTCGTTGCGCTCCAGGAGCTGGAGTACGAGGGTGTCACCGGCAAGTTCAGCTTCGCTGCCGAGGCTGACGGCGCCATTGCCAAGGGCGACATCGTGGTGGCCGGCCTCGAGCCGTCCAACGTGCCGCGGTATGTCGTTGAGGGCGAGGACTGGGTCGCCGTCAAGTAA
- a CDS encoding NADH:ubiquinone oxidoreductase produces MTEKRKPTVAFFDFACCEGCQIEFTNYGDEATLELLKHVEVVEFREAMTETTTERIDIALVEGSFTRKADRRRLQDIRRRARIVVAYGACAATGGINALKNHQDDYHEAVYGEHGRDAHLESGPALPISAVIKVDYEAKGCPMSKYELLDIISCLLHGAEPTVPSYPVCVECKRRETICRYDEGDHCMGMVARAGCGAPCPADGIPCEACRGFVDEPNLRSLERVLMERAGFSQKRAVGKARMFTANLRG; encoded by the coding sequence ATGACCGAGAAGCGTAAGCCCACCGTCGCCTTCTTCGACTTCGCCTGCTGCGAGGGCTGCCAGATCGAGTTCACCAACTACGGTGACGAGGCGACGCTCGAGCTCCTCAAGCACGTCGAGGTGGTCGAGTTTCGCGAAGCGATGACCGAGACCACCACGGAGCGCATCGACATCGCGCTGGTGGAAGGCAGCTTCACGCGTAAGGCGGACCGCCGGCGGCTGCAGGACATCCGCCGCCGGGCCAGGATCGTCGTGGCATACGGCGCGTGTGCGGCAACCGGCGGCATCAACGCGCTCAAGAACCACCAGGACGACTATCACGAGGCCGTGTACGGCGAGCACGGGCGCGATGCGCACCTGGAGTCCGGCCCCGCGCTGCCTATCTCGGCAGTCATCAAGGTCGACTACGAGGCCAAGGGATGTCCGATGAGCAAGTACGAGCTCCTCGACATCATCTCGTGCCTCCTGCACGGCGCCGAGCCGACGGTCCCGTCGTATCCGGTGTGCGTTGAGTGCAAGCGCCGCGAGACGATCTGCCGCTACGACGAGGGCGACCACTGCATGGGTATGGTGGCCCGCGCGGGGTGCGGCGCGCCGTGTCCGGCCGACGGCATCCCCTGCGAGGCGTGCCGGGGGTTCGTTGATGAGCCCAACCTGCGCTCCCTTGAGAGGGTGCTCATGGAGCGTGCCGGATTCAGTCAGAAGCGTGCGGTCGGCAAGGCCCGCATGTTCACAGCGAACCTGAGGGGCTGA
- a CDS encoding ABC transporter permease: MHNALAVTIRILRQFKHDPRTLFMMIVAPILALFLLNIIFGSPEYEPLILTGDVPGDFVEALEDAGARTDGAEYNDALARLGEADADGYVTLEDDTLRVWVEGSDAAKTGSVVRAVNQAQMKTLVSLELDLKPIKLPGGLTLDITDYIDLPEFKAPEAPEITYVHGEADMGVFDYYGPVFIGVFIFFFVFVTSGISFLRERTGGTLERLMAMPIRRWELVLGYAQGFGLFTLAQSTIVVLASIYGVGFPNFGSIWLVLLIALSMALVSLLLGILVSEFATTELQMMQLLQIIVIPQILLSGMLDLSQTPGWMQFLSRIFPVTYGADAMRAVMLRSEGIGGVWLDLVVLWAFIVVLFGANVVALKKYRRI, from the coding sequence ATGCATAACGCGCTCGCCGTCACCATCCGGATCCTGCGCCAGTTCAAGCACGACCCGCGCACGCTGTTCATGATGATCGTGGCGCCGATCCTCGCGCTGTTCCTGCTCAACATCATCTTCGGCTCGCCCGAGTACGAGCCGCTCATCCTCACCGGTGACGTCCCCGGCGACTTCGTGGAGGCGCTTGAGGATGCGGGTGCCCGGACGGACGGCGCGGAGTACAACGATGCGCTCGCCCGCCTTGGCGAGGCCGATGCCGACGGCTACGTGACACTCGAGGACGACACCCTGAGGGTGTGGGTCGAGGGCTCGGACGCCGCGAAGACCGGCTCTGTGGTGCGAGCGGTGAACCAGGCGCAGATGAAGACGCTCGTCTCTCTCGAACTCGACCTCAAGCCGATCAAGCTGCCGGGCGGCCTCACGCTCGACATCACCGACTACATCGACCTGCCGGAGTTCAAGGCCCCGGAGGCGCCCGAGATCACCTACGTGCACGGCGAAGCCGATATGGGCGTCTTCGACTACTACGGCCCGGTCTTCATCGGCGTGTTCATCTTCTTCTTCGTGTTCGTCACGAGCGGCATCAGCTTCCTGCGCGAACGCACCGGCGGGACGCTCGAACGCCTCATGGCGATGCCCATCCGCCGATGGGAGCTCGTGCTCGGCTACGCCCAGGGCTTCGGGCTCTTCACCCTCGCCCAGAGCACGATCGTGGTCCTTGCCAGCATCTACGGCGTCGGATTCCCCAACTTCGGCAGCATCTGGCTCGTACTGCTGATCGCGCTCTCGATGGCGCTCGTATCGCTACTGCTCGGCATCCTGGTCTCCGAGTTCGCCACCACCGAGCTGCAGATGATGCAGCTGCTCCAGATCATCGTGATCCCGCAGATCCTGCTCTCGGGCATGCTCGATCTCTCTCAAACGCCCGGGTGGATGCAGTTCCTGAGCCGCATCTTCCCGGTCACCTACGGGGCCGACGCGATGCGCGCTGTGATGTTGCGCTCGGAAGGGATCGGCGGGGTGTGGCTCGACCTCGTCGTGCTCTGGGCGTTCATCGTGGTGCTCTTCGGCGCCAACGTGGTAGCGCTCAAGAAGTACCGGCGGATCTGA
- a CDS encoding ABC transporter ATP-binding protein — protein MNQITGRISSLLASVPRGVYVALGIVLAAGFPLLNLIGVVETAWLRVGVLALLFVMLSLGLNIVMGETGLLNLGYIAFFAFGAYATALLSSPKFEIQWPFLAVLAVSTLIAMAAGFVIGLPTLRLRGDYLAIVTLAFGEIVRLTIINLQDLTNGPNGITGIYSPMLASEKVVEGLGDTGWAAWLTINKPIEYYYLVLVCVIAVAILLSNLKNSRIGRAWNALREDELAAISSGITASRAKMLSVVLSAGIAGFAGSLYAYYSNVISPESFTFMQSVIVVCMVVLGGMGSIPGVILGAIVLQALPQLIREAAGAARSDFEVYRMLIFGVLIVVMVIFRPEGLLPDKLWRRESHEVDPRELEKTRQSLFDLEEGEKDLEV, from the coding sequence ATGAATCAGATCACCGGTCGCATCTCCTCGCTTCTCGCCAGCGTGCCGCGCGGCGTGTACGTGGCGCTCGGCATCGTGCTCGCAGCCGGGTTCCCGCTGCTCAATCTCATCGGCGTGGTCGAGACGGCGTGGCTGCGCGTGGGCGTGTTGGCACTGCTGTTCGTGATGCTGTCACTCGGACTCAACATCGTCATGGGCGAGACGGGCCTGCTGAACCTTGGCTACATCGCGTTCTTCGCGTTCGGCGCGTACGCGACTGCGCTGCTGTCCTCGCCGAAGTTCGAGATCCAGTGGCCGTTTCTGGCGGTGCTCGCGGTGAGCACGCTCATCGCGATGGCAGCGGGCTTTGTGATCGGCCTGCCGACGCTCAGGTTGCGCGGCGACTACCTCGCCATCGTCACGCTCGCCTTCGGCGAGATCGTGCGCCTCACGATCATCAACCTGCAGGACCTCACAAACGGCCCGAACGGCATCACCGGCATCTACTCGCCGATGCTTGCGAGCGAGAAGGTCGTTGAGGGGCTCGGCGACACTGGGTGGGCGGCGTGGCTCACGATCAACAAGCCGATCGAGTACTACTACCTGGTGCTCGTGTGCGTGATCGCCGTGGCGATTCTACTCTCGAACCTCAAGAACTCGCGGATCGGTCGCGCGTGGAATGCGCTTCGCGAGGACGAGCTCGCTGCCATCTCATCGGGTATCACCGCCTCGCGGGCGAAGATGCTCTCGGTGGTGCTCTCGGCAGGCATCGCGGGCTTCGCAGGCTCGCTCTACGCCTACTACTCCAACGTCATCAGCCCCGAATCGTTCACGTTCATGCAGTCCGTGATCGTGGTCTGCATGGTCGTGCTCGGCGGTATGGGCTCGATTCCCGGCGTGATCCTCGGCGCCATCGTGCTGCAGGCGCTGCCGCAGCTCATCCGCGAGGCCGCGGGTGCGGCACGCAGCGACTTCGAGGTCTACCGGATGCTCATCTTCGGCGTGCTCATCGTCGTGATGGTCATCTTCCGTCCCGAGGGCCTGCTGCCCGACAAGCTGTGGCGACGCGAGTCGCACGAGGTGGATCCGCGCGAGCTGGAGAAGACCCGTCAGAGCCTCTTCGATCTTGAAGAGGGCGAGAAGGACCTGGAGGTGTAG
- a CDS encoding Ni/Fe hydrogenase subunit alpha — protein sequence MLQNLNVDIHHLTRVEGHGNIVVNVKDGTIEKCEWQVPEAPRFFEAMVRGRHYSEVARITSRICGICAIGHTLASVKATEAALGIEVTPQTKKLRTILKHAENFDSHILHVYILVAPDLLGVPSVFPLVATHGEVVARALRLKRLAHEWGSLIGGRTTHPTTVIPGGFAKLPTVRELAAMREKLVAAVPDLVATLETVQALAPNIPAFDRSTEYMAVTSDDEYGLYDGYVQTILADGDRARYEVADYRSVTNEYIVPQSTAKHTRNRLDSYAAGALARFNVNYDQLHPEAKKAAEALGIQPICTNPYMNSVAQVVEVVHSAYEAIRLMDEIIAEGIVDEELVQPTRFGRGAAAVEVPRGILFHEYEYDAEGMCVNANCIIPTNQNHGNIQRDFDQLVPQLLAAETSEDDMALRLSMLVRAYDPCISCSTHYLDVEFLR from the coding sequence ATGCTGCAGAACCTGAATGTGGACATCCATCACCTCACCCGCGTCGAGGGCCACGGCAACATCGTCGTGAACGTGAAGGACGGCACGATCGAGAAGTGCGAATGGCAGGTGCCCGAGGCGCCTCGCTTCTTCGAGGCGATGGTGCGCGGCCGTCACTACTCCGAGGTCGCGCGCATCACGAGCCGCATCTGCGGCATCTGCGCTATCGGTCACACGCTCGCTTCCGTGAAGGCCACCGAGGCCGCACTCGGCATCGAGGTCACGCCGCAGACCAAGAAGCTGCGGACCATCCTCAAGCACGCCGAGAACTTCGACTCGCACATCCTGCACGTCTACATCCTCGTCGCGCCGGACCTGCTCGGCGTGCCTTCGGTGTTCCCGCTCGTGGCTACGCACGGCGAGGTCGTCGCGCGAGCGCTGCGTCTGAAGCGGCTTGCACACGAATGGGGCTCGCTCATCGGCGGACGCACCACGCACCCCACCACGGTCATTCCCGGTGGCTTTGCGAAGCTTCCGACGGTCCGCGAGCTTGCCGCGATGCGCGAGAAGCTGGTCGCTGCGGTGCCCGATCTTGTGGCAACGCTCGAGACCGTGCAGGCGCTCGCGCCGAACATCCCGGCGTTCGACCGGTCCACCGAGTACATGGCGGTCACGTCGGACGACGAGTACGGCCTCTACGACGGCTACGTGCAGACGATCCTGGCCGACGGCGACCGCGCGCGCTACGAGGTGGCGGACTACCGGAGCGTCACCAACGAGTACATCGTGCCGCAGTCGACCGCAAAGCACACGCGCAACCGCCTCGACAGCTACGCCGCCGGCGCGCTCGCGCGCTTCAACGTGAACTACGACCAGCTGCACCCGGAGGCCAAGAAGGCCGCCGAGGCGCTGGGGATCCAGCCCATCTGCACGAACCCGTACATGAACTCCGTGGCACAGGTGGTCGAAGTCGTGCACTCGGCGTATGAGGCGATCCGCCTGATGGACGAGATCATCGCCGAGGGCATCGTTGACGAAGAGCTTGTGCAGCCGACCAGGTTCGGCCGGGGCGCTGCGGCGGTGGAGGTGCCGCGCGGCATCCTCTTCCACGAGTACGAGTACGATGCCGAGGGCATGTGCGTGAACGCCAACTGCATCATCCCGACGAACCAGAACCACGGCAACATCCAGCGCGACTTCGACCAGCTGGTGCCTCAGCTGCTTGCCGCAGAGACCTCGGAGGACGACATGGCACTCCGACTCTCGATGCTGGTGCGTGCGTATGATCCGTGCATCTCCTGCTCGACGCACTACCTGGACGTGGAGTTCCTCAGGTAG
- a CDS encoding ABC transporter ATP-binding protein: MGAILELQGVSMSFGGLKAVDNLSFTINENEIVSIIGPNGSGKTTTFNVISGLYEPDSGEILLKGESVAGLRPDQVHDKGISRTFQSLRLFSNMSVLDNVLVGMHSVTDAGLVSSMLRLPKVRREEKAMRERAREILEMFPGRFSGPRQQQPAFSLSYANRRRLEIARALASDPTLLMLDEPVAGMNPMESHEVMEQIKVLRDKGYTIIMIEHDMHVVEGVSDRVIAMDHGVMIAEGTYHEVANDPQVVEAYLGKRAAEATA; this comes from the coding sequence GTGGGCGCGATACTCGAACTGCAGGGCGTGTCCATGAGCTTCGGCGGTCTCAAGGCCGTGGACAATCTCTCATTCACCATCAACGAGAACGAGATCGTCTCGATCATCGGGCCGAACGGCTCGGGCAAGACGACCACGTTCAACGTGATCAGCGGTCTGTACGAGCCGGATAGCGGCGAGATCCTTCTCAAGGGGGAGAGCGTTGCCGGTCTGCGCCCCGATCAGGTGCACGACAAAGGTATCTCGCGCACGTTCCAGTCGCTGCGCCTGTTCTCGAACATGAGCGTGCTCGACAACGTGCTCGTGGGCATGCACTCGGTCACCGACGCGGGACTCGTCTCCTCGATGCTGCGCCTGCCGAAGGTCCGCCGCGAGGAGAAGGCGATGCGCGAGCGCGCCCGGGAGATCCTCGAGATGTTCCCGGGCCGGTTCTCCGGTCCGCGGCAGCAGCAGCCTGCGTTCTCGCTCTCCTACGCCAACCGCCGTCGCCTCGAGATCGCCCGCGCACTCGCCTCGGACCCCACGCTGCTCATGCTCGACGAGCCGGTGGCCGGCATGAACCCGATGGAGTCCCACGAGGTCATGGAACAGATCAAGGTCCTGCGCGACAAGGGCTACACCATCATCATGATCGAGCACGACATGCACGTGGTCGAGGGTGTGTCCGACCGCGTGATCGCGATGGACCACGGCGTGATGATCGCCGAGGGCACGTACCACGAAGTCGCCAACGATCCGCAGGTTGTGGAGGCCTATCTTGGCAAGCGAGCAGCAGAAGCCACTGCTTGA
- a CDS encoding HEAT repeat domain-containing protein — protein MRTRLCSAIVLGLLVASSILATGCDSGVYKAAEEGDVDALVAMAEDVTKDQYAIRQPAVEQLGELGTPEAVDALLGWAEGEAPLHLEGDVYAALGATGDPRAIEPLLTALAAIDRSKSEYDIGPVDQLKLWGIMRGLANLPDPKVAEALLAELDAGHAAAISEIELADALAGQGEAIVPALEQRLANGDEPVFVPAARALCDIYRATGNDARITELLANPATFRIYEGVLTTGGVVEPQVMIDSLNAMDDVRMAQRMLNSNVEEYEAAATAWAAENGYMISSWITP, from the coding sequence ATGAGGACGCGACTGTGTTCCGCGATCGTCTTGGGGTTGCTGGTCGCGTCGAGCATTCTCGCCACCGGGTGCGACTCCGGGGTCTACAAGGCCGCCGAAGAGGGCGATGTTGACGCGCTCGTGGCCATGGCCGAGGACGTGACGAAGGACCAGTATGCCATCCGCCAACCCGCCGTCGAGCAGCTCGGTGAGCTCGGGACTCCCGAAGCGGTGGACGCGTTGCTGGGGTGGGCGGAGGGTGAGGCCCCTCTACATCTCGAAGGTGACGTCTACGCGGCACTGGGCGCCACCGGCGACCCGAGAGCGATCGAGCCGCTGCTGACCGCGCTCGCCGCTATCGACCGGAGCAAGTCCGAGTACGACATCGGCCCCGTCGACCAGCTCAAGCTCTGGGGGATCATGCGGGGCCTCGCCAACCTTCCGGACCCGAAGGTGGCCGAGGCGCTGCTCGCCGAACTCGACGCTGGTCACGCGGCTGCCATCAGCGAGATCGAACTCGCCGATGCGCTGGCCGGACAGGGGGAGGCGATCGTCCCGGCGCTCGAGCAGCGCCTGGCCAACGGCGACGAGCCGGTCTTTGTGCCCGCGGCCCGCGCGCTGTGCGACATCTATCGCGCCACGGGCAACGACGCACGGATCACCGAGCTGCTCGCCAACCCCGCGACGTTCCGCATCTACGAAGGAGTGCTCACCACCGGAGGAGTGGTTGAGCCGCAGGTGATGATCGACTCGCTCAACGCCATGGACGATGTGCGCATGGCACAGCGGATGCTCAACTCCAATGTCGAGGAGTACGAGGCTGCGGCCACGGCGTGGGCTGCCGAAAACGGGTACATGATCTCGTCCTGGATCACGCCGTAG
- a CDS encoding branched-chain amino acid ABC transporter permease produces MSLDHIVSVTIGGLTVGMIYALIALGYTMVYGVLKFINFAHGEVFTIGGYVAAFTLLYLGVSDEMSPLVLAGCIALALVAAVLVPMIIGFLIERIAYRPLRGRSRIIPLLSAIGVSIVMQQLIILVFGPTPVTMPTLAIGSAAFDIFGIRIRVLAIVIITVSALLMLALTYLVKSTRIGKAMRATSQDMEAAEMMGIDTNKTIAFTFIVGSALAGVGGLLVVMYYGSLKYDAGFLYGLKAFTSAVLGGIGNIPGAVVGALVLGMTETYGVSLDLGFLAWFLVAGLVLGLYVQMVRVPRRRLQHIADDRRTPAYERSINNVYRLTPYYGVKTLLSKRKDALLWVSAAHAMRLMFGNIFLAVSAAVMFANATYRIDTRWQPVIAFVVLMVILMFRPSGILGEAITEKV; encoded by the coding sequence TTGAGTCTGGACCACATCGTCAGCGTCACCATCGGCGGCCTGACCGTGGGCATGATCTACGCCCTCATCGCGCTCGGGTACACGATGGTCTACGGCGTGCTGAAGTTCATCAACTTCGCGCACGGCGAGGTCTTCACGATCGGCGGCTACGTGGCGGCGTTCACCCTGCTCTACCTGGGCGTGAGTGACGAAATGTCGCCGCTTGTGCTCGCCGGCTGCATCGCGCTCGCACTTGTCGCAGCCGTGCTCGTGCCGATGATCATCGGCTTCCTGATCGAGCGCATCGCCTATCGGCCGCTCCGGGGCCGCTCGCGCATCATCCCACTGCTCTCGGCCATCGGCGTCTCGATCGTGATGCAGCAGCTCATCATCCTCGTGTTCGGTCCCACGCCGGTCACGATGCCGACGCTCGCGATCGGTTCGGCCGCGTTCGACATCTTCGGCATCCGCATCCGCGTGCTCGCAATCGTGATCATCACGGTCTCGGCGCTGCTCATGCTGGCGCTCACGTACCTCGTGAAGTCGACCCGCATCGGCAAGGCGATGCGCGCGACCTCGCAGGATATGGAAGCCGCTGAGATGATGGGCATCGACACCAACAAGACGATCGCGTTCACGTTCATCGTGGGCTCGGCGCTCGCCGGTGTCGGTGGCCTGCTCGTGGTGATGTACTACGGCTCGCTCAAGTACGACGCCGGTTTCCTGTACGGCCTGAAGGCGTTCACTTCGGCGGTGCTCGGCGGTATCGGCAACATCCCCGGCGCCGTGGTGGGTGCGCTCGTGCTCGGCATGACCGAGACGTACGGCGTGAGCCTCGACCTCGGCTTCCTTGCGTGGTTCCTGGTGGCCGGGCTCGTCCTCGGACTGTACGTGCAGATGGTGCGCGTCCCGCGCCGTCGCCTGCAGCACATCGCCGACGATCGCCGCACGCCGGCCTACGAGCGCAGCATCAACAACGTCTACCGTCTCACTCCGTACTACGGCGTGAAGACGCTGCTGTCCAAGCGCAAGGACGCGCTGCTGTGGGTGTCGGCGGCGCATGCGATGCGGCTGATGTTCGGCAACATCTTCCTCGCGGTGTCCGCGGCGGTGATGTTTGCGAACGCAACGTACCGCATCGACACGCGCTGGCAGCCGGTCATCGCGTTCGTGGTGCTCATGGTGATTCTCATGTTCCGGCCGTCGGGCATTCTCGGCGAAGCCATCACGGAGAAGGTGTAG